A DNA window from Mycobacterium sp. IDR2000157661 contains the following coding sequences:
- a CDS encoding TetR/AcrR family transcriptional regulator, whose amino-acid sequence MASVVSREAYFETGLDVLSDRGYGGLKLAEVCNRLGVTTGSFYHYFPNWPAYTQDLVAHWMHDRTVRVIEGLRAEPDPHRRIDALIASGLELPFRAEAAIRVWSSVDSHVYAVQTAVDQQRFDIMYESAFEILKDRRQAQLFAAWGLYLLVGYEQATLPLDVAGLRWIAGQLRYALETGRFASVPDGE is encoded by the coding sequence ATGGCGAGCGTCGTATCGCGTGAGGCCTACTTCGAGACGGGCCTCGACGTCCTTTCCGACCGCGGCTACGGCGGCCTGAAACTCGCCGAGGTGTGCAACCGCCTCGGCGTCACGACCGGGTCGTTCTACCACTACTTTCCGAACTGGCCCGCCTACACCCAGGACCTCGTCGCGCACTGGATGCACGACCGCACCGTGCGGGTGATCGAGGGCCTGCGGGCCGAGCCCGATCCGCACCGCAGAATCGACGCGCTGATCGCGAGCGGCCTGGAGTTGCCGTTCCGGGCCGAGGCGGCGATCCGCGTGTGGAGTTCGGTGGACTCACACGTCTACGCCGTGCAGACCGCCGTCGACCAGCAGCGCTTCGACATCATGTACGAGTCCGCGTTCGAGATTCTAAAAGACCGACGGCAGGCCCAGTTGTTCGCCGCGTGGGGGTTGTACCTGCTGGTGGGCTACGAGCAGGCGACCCTGCCGCTCGACGTCGCCGGCCTGCGCTGGATCGCCGGGCAGCTGAGGTACGCCCTCGAAACGGGTCGGTTCGCTTCGGTTCCCGACGGTGAGTAG
- a CDS encoding TetR/AcrR family transcriptional regulator: MPHTASRGPGRPPAAKAAETRERIIGAAREVFSELGYDAATFQAIAIRADLTRPAINHYFASKQVLWREVVEQTNAAVVSAGKARAQSETGLLSRLSAYFTAAMQADSEDRSGAAFLVTSVLESQRHPELAGGEHDSLKNSREFVTWAVNDAVKRGELSTDTDVTSTVEMLVAVMWGMGFYAGFVGTHEELKAVVHNFELLMANKLWQLRG, translated from the coding sequence GTGCCGCATACGGCGAGTAGAGGTCCGGGTCGTCCCCCCGCAGCGAAGGCTGCCGAGACGCGGGAGCGCATCATAGGAGCGGCCCGCGAGGTCTTCAGCGAACTCGGCTACGACGCCGCCACGTTCCAGGCGATCGCCATCCGGGCCGACCTGACCCGTCCCGCGATCAACCACTACTTCGCCAGCAAGCAGGTGTTGTGGCGAGAGGTCGTCGAGCAGACCAACGCCGCGGTCGTCAGCGCCGGTAAGGCGCGGGCGCAGAGCGAGACCGGTCTGCTCAGCCGGTTGTCGGCCTACTTCACCGCTGCGATGCAGGCCGACTCCGAGGACCGTTCGGGTGCAGCGTTTCTCGTGACCTCGGTGCTCGAGTCGCAACGACACCCAGAGCTCGCCGGCGGCGAGCACGATTCGTTGAAGAACTCCCGCGAGTTCGTCACCTGGGCGGTCAACGACGCCGTCAAGCGCGGCGAGCTGAGCACCGACACCGACGTCACGTCGACGGTCGAGATGCTGGTGGCCGTCATGTGGGGCATGGGGTTCTACGCCGGCTTCGTCGGCACCCACGAAGAGCTGAAGGCCGTCGTGCACAACTTCGAGTTGCTGATGGCCAACAAGCTGTGGCAGTTGCGCGGCTAG
- a CDS encoding aldehyde dehydrogenase family protein, translating into MTTEIAAPAEATPDIPSVVRRLRDTFATGRTRDLEWRKRQLKAMERLVLDNEQAIAAALEQDLGRKPFEAWLADIASVAGEAKDAAKNVRKWTKRKYRMLEMSQLPGRGWVEYEPFGTVLIIGAWNFPFALTLGPAVGAIAAGNTVVLKPSEIAPASSAVMAELVPKYLDKDAIAVIEGDGSVSQELIAQGFDYLLYTGGTEIGRKVYEGAAPHLTPVTLELGGKSPVIVSADADLDVAAKRIAWTKLINSGQICIAPDYVLADARIRDELVDKIKAAVEKFESGHPDGKRIVNERHFDRLTTALAATKGDVVIGGGSDASKVSIQPTVVVDPDPAEPLMTDEIFGPILPVMTVQSLDDAITFVNSRPKPLAAYLFTKTKSVRERVIKEVQSGGMVINHLLFHFATNKLPFGGVGPSGMGAYHGRFGFETFSHKKAVMTKMTRPDVGAFIYPPYTEKAWKLARRLF; encoded by the coding sequence ATGACCACAGAAATCGCCGCCCCCGCAGAGGCAACCCCCGACATTCCGAGCGTCGTCCGCCGATTGCGCGACACCTTCGCAACCGGCCGGACCCGCGACCTCGAGTGGCGCAAACGGCAGCTCAAGGCAATGGAGCGGCTGGTACTGGACAACGAGCAAGCCATCGCCGCAGCGCTGGAGCAGGACCTCGGCCGCAAGCCGTTCGAGGCCTGGCTCGCCGACATCGCCAGCGTCGCCGGGGAGGCCAAGGACGCCGCCAAGAACGTCCGCAAGTGGACCAAGCGCAAGTACCGGATGCTGGAGATGTCGCAGCTTCCCGGCCGCGGCTGGGTCGAATACGAGCCGTTCGGCACCGTGCTGATCATCGGCGCGTGGAACTTCCCGTTCGCGTTGACGCTGGGTCCGGCCGTCGGCGCCATCGCCGCGGGCAACACGGTGGTGCTCAAGCCGTCGGAGATCGCGCCCGCGTCGTCGGCGGTGATGGCCGAGCTCGTGCCGAAGTACCTGGACAAGGATGCGATCGCGGTCATCGAGGGAGACGGCTCGGTCAGCCAGGAGCTCATCGCTCAGGGCTTCGACTACCTGCTCTACACGGGCGGTACCGAGATCGGCCGCAAGGTCTACGAGGGCGCAGCGCCGCATCTGACGCCGGTGACCCTCGAGCTCGGCGGCAAGAGCCCGGTGATCGTCTCGGCCGACGCCGATCTCGACGTCGCGGCCAAGCGGATCGCGTGGACCAAGCTGATCAACTCCGGTCAGATCTGCATCGCTCCGGATTACGTCCTGGCCGACGCCCGGATTCGCGACGAGCTCGTCGACAAGATCAAGGCCGCGGTGGAGAAGTTCGAGTCCGGGCATCCCGACGGTAAGCGCATCGTCAACGAGCGCCACTTCGACCGGCTGACCACCGCGCTGGCCGCCACCAAGGGCGACGTGGTCATCGGCGGCGGCTCCGACGCGTCGAAGGTCAGCATCCAACCGACGGTCGTGGTCGATCCGGACCCGGCTGAACCGCTGATGACCGACGAGATCTTCGGCCCGATCCTGCCGGTGATGACCGTTCAATCCCTCGACGACGCAATCACATTCGTCAACTCGCGGCCCAAGCCGCTGGCCGCCTATCTGTTCACCAAGACCAAGAGTGTGCGCGAGCGGGTGATCAAGGAGGTCCAGTCGGGCGGCATGGTGATCAACCACCTGCTGTTCCACTTCGCGACCAACAAGCTGCCGTTCGGCGGCGTCGGGCCCTCGGGGATGGGCGCCTATCACGGCAGGTTCGGATTCGAGACGTTCAGCCACAAGAAGGCCGTGATGACGAAGATGACCCGACCCGACGTCGGCGCCTTCATCTATCCCCCGTATACAGAAAAGGCTTGGAAGCTCGCCAGACGACTTTTCTAG
- a CDS encoding SDR family oxidoreductase → MPGVQDRVIVVTGAGGGLGREYAMTLAREGASVVVNDLGGSRDGTGAGHNMADQVVQEIKDAGGRAVANYDSVADPEGAANIIKTAVDEFGKVDGVVSNAGILRDGTFHKMEFANWDAVLKVHLYGGYNVIRAAWPHFRENNFGRVVVATSTSGLFGNFGQANYSAAKLGLVGLINTLAQEGAKYNIKTNAVAPIAATRMTEDILPKEVLEKLTPEYVAPVVAQLCTEEVPETASIFIVGGGKVQRTALFQNEGVTFSEVPTVDEVAAKWGEITDLSAAKQATFSLG, encoded by the coding sequence ATGCCAGGAGTGCAGGATCGCGTCATCGTCGTTACCGGGGCCGGAGGCGGACTCGGACGGGAGTACGCGATGACACTCGCCCGTGAAGGCGCCAGCGTCGTCGTCAACGATCTGGGTGGTTCGCGCGACGGCACCGGCGCCGGCCACAACATGGCCGACCAGGTGGTGCAGGAGATCAAGGACGCTGGCGGCCGAGCAGTCGCGAACTATGACAGTGTCGCCGACCCGGAGGGGGCCGCCAACATCATCAAGACCGCCGTCGACGAGTTCGGCAAGGTCGACGGGGTGGTCTCCAATGCGGGCATCCTGCGCGACGGCACCTTCCACAAGATGGAGTTCGCCAACTGGGACGCCGTGCTCAAGGTGCACCTGTACGGCGGTTACAACGTGATCCGCGCGGCGTGGCCGCACTTCCGCGAGAACAACTTCGGCCGCGTCGTGGTCGCCACCTCGACCAGTGGCCTGTTCGGCAACTTCGGCCAGGCCAACTACAGCGCGGCCAAGCTCGGTCTGGTCGGGTTGATCAACACGCTGGCCCAGGAGGGCGCGAAGTACAACATCAAGACCAACGCCGTCGCGCCTATCGCGGCCACCCGCATGACCGAGGACATCCTGCCCAAGGAGGTGCTCGAGAAGCTGACGCCGGAGTACGTGGCGCCGGTGGTGGCCCAGCTGTGCACCGAGGAGGTGCCCGAGACGGCGTCGATCTTCATCGTCGGCGGCGGCAAAGTGCAGCGCACCGCGCTGTTCCAGAACGAGGGCGTGACCTTCTCCGAGGTGCCGACGGTCGACGAGGTGGCCGCCAAGTGGGGTGAGATCACCGATCTGTCGGCGGCCAAGCAGGCGACCTTCAGCCTGGGCTAG
- a CDS encoding haloacid dehalogenase type II codes for MVTPKALAFDTFGTVVDWRSSIIRELEEFGNAHGLQRDWAAFADGWRAGYPPAMDRVRRGELPWTKLDGLHRMILVDLLDAAGIKVSEDAVDHLNRAWHRLDPWPDAVAGLTRLKVRYVITTLSNGNVSLLTNMAKRAGLPWDCVISAELFRHYKPDPQAYLGCAGLLDVAPGELMLIAAHASDLRGAKRAGLMTAWVDRPLEYGAGRRRPSKIADGEFDVMASDFVDLARQLGS; via the coding sequence ATGGTGACGCCCAAAGCGCTGGCGTTCGACACGTTCGGCACCGTCGTCGACTGGCGGTCCAGCATCATCCGCGAGCTCGAGGAGTTCGGCAACGCCCATGGCCTGCAACGGGATTGGGCCGCCTTCGCCGACGGCTGGCGCGCCGGGTATCCACCTGCGATGGACCGGGTCCGCCGCGGCGAGCTGCCATGGACGAAGCTCGACGGCCTGCACCGGATGATCCTCGTCGACCTGCTCGATGCAGCAGGCATCAAGGTGAGCGAGGATGCCGTCGACCACCTGAACCGGGCCTGGCACCGGCTCGATCCGTGGCCCGACGCGGTTGCAGGACTCACCCGGCTGAAGGTGCGCTATGTCATCACGACCTTGTCCAACGGCAACGTCTCCCTGCTGACGAATATGGCCAAGCGGGCGGGGCTGCCGTGGGACTGTGTGATCTCGGCCGAGCTGTTCCGCCACTACAAACCCGACCCGCAGGCGTACCTCGGCTGTGCCGGCCTGCTCGACGTGGCGCCCGGCGAGCTGATGCTGATCGCCGCTCACGCCAGTGACCTGCGGGGGGCTAAGCGGGCGGGCCTGATGACGGCGTGGGTCGACCGACCGCTGGAGTACGGAGCGGGCAGGCGTCGCCCGTCCAAGATCGCTGACGGCGAATTCGACGTCATGGCATCGGACTTCGTCGACCTAGCGCGGCAACTCGGCAGCTGA
- a CDS encoding methyltransferase domain-containing protein, protein MADPPARPDVSKGYLDLLTDVASAPPKNTGVIQAAWASGIGSLLYDNAQALTRRLVSAWQLPLGWLDVPAGGVALDVGSGPGNVTASLARAAGPGGLALGVDISEPMLARAVQAEAGPNVGFLRADAQRLPLRDHTVDVVVSIAMLQLIPAPPAAAAEMVRVLKPGGRIAVMVPTVGRAGELFRWLSNGGAHFFTEDELGDTFEDLGLTRIRTKTLGNVQWVRGQRP, encoded by the coding sequence ATGGCCGATCCGCCGGCCCGCCCCGACGTCAGCAAGGGCTATCTGGACCTGCTCACCGACGTCGCATCCGCGCCGCCGAAGAACACCGGCGTGATTCAGGCGGCCTGGGCCTCCGGTATCGGCTCGTTGCTCTACGACAACGCCCAGGCCCTCACCCGCAGGCTGGTGAGTGCGTGGCAGCTCCCGCTCGGCTGGCTCGACGTGCCCGCCGGCGGCGTGGCCCTCGACGTCGGGAGCGGGCCGGGCAACGTCACCGCGTCGCTCGCGCGGGCGGCCGGTCCCGGCGGTCTGGCGCTCGGTGTCGACATCTCCGAGCCGATGCTGGCTCGCGCGGTCCAGGCCGAGGCCGGACCGAACGTCGGATTCCTGCGCGCAGACGCACAGCGGCTCCCCCTGCGCGACCACACCGTCGACGTCGTGGTCTCGATCGCCATGCTGCAGTTGATCCCGGCGCCACCGGCGGCCGCAGCGGAGATGGTGCGGGTGCTCAAGCCCGGCGGCCGGATCGCCGTGATGGTGCCGACCGTCGGCCGCGCGGGCGAGTTGTTCCGGTGGCTGTCCAACGGCGGCGCCCACTTCTTCACCGAGGATGAACTCGGCGACACCTTCGAGGATCTCGGCCTGACAAGGATCCGGACAAAGACGCTCGGCAACGTCCAGTGGGTGCGCGGACAACGGCCCTGA
- a CDS encoding DUF456 domain-containing protein, with the protein MSTGGIVLVALVIAVGLVGIVVPLLPGVLLVFAAIAVWAVVENNPTAWVTMGVVAALLGAATLIKYLWPMRRMRAARVRTWVLVVGGLLGIIGFFVIPVVGLVLGFVAGVYLAELVDRRDQVLAWTSTKHALKGVALSVGVELVGALLATVVWVIGVYLTQ; encoded by the coding sequence GTGAGCACCGGCGGCATCGTTCTCGTAGCGCTGGTGATCGCGGTCGGTCTGGTGGGCATCGTGGTGCCGCTGCTGCCCGGTGTGTTGTTGGTCTTCGCGGCGATCGCGGTGTGGGCCGTCGTCGAGAACAACCCGACGGCATGGGTGACGATGGGCGTGGTGGCCGCGCTGCTGGGCGCGGCCACCCTGATCAAGTACCTGTGGCCGATGCGGAGGATGCGCGCCGCCCGGGTACGCACGTGGGTGCTGGTGGTCGGCGGTCTGCTCGGCATCATCGGGTTCTTCGTGATACCGGTGGTGGGGCTGGTGCTGGGTTTCGTGGCCGGTGTGTATCTGGCCGAACTGGTGGACCGCCGCGACCAGGTGCTGGCGTGGACGTCGACCAAGCATGCGCTCAAGGGCGTCGCGCTGTCGGTCGGCGTCGAGCTGGTAGGAGCGCTGCTGGCGACCGTCGTTTGGGTCATCGGGGTCTACCTCACGCAGTAG
- a CDS encoding LLM class flavin-dependent oxidoreductase, whose product MAKLRFGYFIAPFHRAGTNPTLALQRDLEFIEHLDALGYDEAWIGEHHSAGSEIISSPEVFIAAAAQRAKRIRFGTGVISLAYHNPLWTADRLMLLDHLTHGRIIGGMGPGSLPTDSAMIGLTPTDTRELLETNLDIVVRLLAGEVVSAKTPTHELFDARLQLAPYSDGGIPLAVAGVASPTGARLAGKHGIGLLSIGATLVVEGFDALAYHWGIAEERAAAFGTTVDRGNWTLVGPMHIAETVEQARADVRFGIESWYRYFQKVAAFPQMTMPGDNIDEVIDVINGAGAGVIGTPEQARAQVQRLWDQSGGFGCMLQMGHEWANPAATKRSAELFAAEVVPHFQGQAQPTLDAAARASEVREDMAATQLSAIEHMTKKYEAEKGSARR is encoded by the coding sequence ATGGCCAAGCTGCGCTTCGGATACTTCATCGCACCGTTTCACCGCGCCGGTACCAACCCGACGCTCGCGCTGCAGCGCGATCTGGAGTTCATCGAGCACCTCGACGCCCTCGGCTACGACGAGGCGTGGATCGGTGAACACCACTCTGCGGGCAGCGAGATCATCAGCTCGCCCGAGGTGTTCATCGCCGCGGCGGCCCAGCGCGCCAAGCGAATCCGCTTCGGTACCGGGGTGATCTCGCTGGCGTATCACAACCCGTTGTGGACCGCCGACCGGCTGATGTTGCTGGATCATCTGACCCACGGCCGCATCATCGGCGGAATGGGCCCAGGGTCGCTGCCCACCGACTCGGCGATGATCGGCCTGACGCCGACGGACACCCGCGAACTGCTGGAAACCAACCTCGACATCGTCGTGCGATTGCTCGCCGGGGAAGTGGTCAGCGCCAAGACCCCGACGCACGAATTATTCGACGCACGACTGCAACTGGCGCCCTACTCCGACGGTGGCATCCCGTTGGCGGTGGCGGGCGTGGCCTCACCGACCGGCGCCCGGCTTGCGGGTAAGCACGGCATCGGCCTGCTGTCGATCGGCGCGACCCTCGTCGTCGAGGGCTTCGACGCGCTGGCCTACCACTGGGGCATCGCCGAGGAGCGCGCCGCCGCGTTCGGCACCACCGTCGACCGCGGCAACTGGACGCTGGTGGGGCCGATGCACATCGCCGAAACGGTCGAACAGGCCCGTGCCGATGTGCGTTTCGGCATCGAGTCCTGGTACCGGTACTTCCAGAAGGTGGCGGCGTTCCCGCAGATGACGATGCCGGGCGACAACATCGACGAGGTCATCGACGTGATCAACGGGGCGGGCGCCGGGGTGATCGGGACACCGGAACAGGCGCGCGCTCAGGTGCAGCGGCTGTGGGACCAGTCGGGCGGGTTCGGGTGCATGCTGCAGATGGGGCACGAGTGGGCCAACCCGGCTGCCACCAAGCGGTCGGCCGAACTGTTCGCCGCCGAGGTCGTTCCCCATTTCCAGGGACAGGCGCAGCCGACCCTGGACGCCGCGGCGCGCGCCAGCGAAGTGCGCGAGGACATGGCGGCCACCCAGCTGTCGGCCATCGAGCACATGACGAAGAAATACGAGGCGGAGAAGGGCTCCGCCAGGCGTTGA
- a CDS encoding tyrosine-protein phosphatase, which produces MTVGIGELSGAWNFRDVARETGIKPGRFFRSSELTGLDDAGREALRRLGITDVADLRSAREVERHGTGAVPAGVQVHLLHFHEVEAVSSGQAGEAPHESAFQKMMTEKPDDEDVSVAAGRFMTDEYQRFPTLGGAQRAVRQVVSLLADGRPVIAHCFAGKDRTGFTVATVLEAVGVDRDAVLADFLRSNDAVPHLREQILRSVRERTETAEEVTFVEARLTDAVLGVREEYLAAARRSIEHNYGSLRGYLAASGVTDDAVTRLRATLLD; this is translated from the coding sequence GTGACCGTCGGAATCGGCGAGCTCTCGGGGGCGTGGAACTTTCGCGACGTCGCCCGCGAGACCGGTATCAAGCCGGGCCGGTTCTTCCGGTCCAGCGAGCTCACCGGCCTCGACGACGCCGGCCGCGAGGCGCTGCGGCGGCTGGGCATCACCGACGTCGCCGACCTGCGCTCGGCGCGTGAGGTGGAACGCCACGGCACTGGAGCGGTGCCCGCGGGCGTGCAGGTGCATCTGCTGCACTTCCACGAGGTCGAGGCCGTCTCGTCCGGCCAGGCTGGCGAGGCGCCGCACGAGTCGGCCTTCCAGAAGATGATGACCGAGAAGCCCGACGACGAGGACGTCTCGGTCGCCGCCGGCCGGTTCATGACCGACGAGTACCAGCGCTTCCCCACTCTCGGGGGTGCGCAACGCGCGGTGCGACAGGTGGTTTCGCTGCTCGCCGACGGCAGGCCGGTGATCGCGCATTGCTTCGCAGGCAAGGACCGCACCGGCTTCACGGTCGCCACCGTGCTCGAAGCCGTCGGAGTGGACCGCGACGCCGTGCTGGCCGACTTCCTGCGCAGCAACGACGCGGTGCCCCACCTGCGCGAGCAGATCCTGCGATCGGTCCGTGAACGGACGGAGACCGCCGAGGAGGTCACCTTCGTCGAGGCTCGGCTCACCGACGCGGTGCTGGGGGTCCGAGAGGAGTACCTCGCCGCCGCGCGCCGCTCCATCGAGCACAACTACGGCTCGCTGCGCGGCTACCTCGCGGCGTCCGGCGTCACCGACGACGCGGTGACGCGACTACGCGCGACGCTTCTGGACTGA
- a CDS encoding acyl-CoA dehydrogenase family protein codes for MSAKAQDYHERLTAFMTEFVFPAEKDYEEYRAQTGPHDHTVPPIVEDLKKLAKERGLWNLFLPPESGLTNLEYAQLAELTGWSMEIAPEVTNCAAPDTGNMETLHLFATEEQRKQWLEPLLNGEIRSAFAMTEPAVASSDARNIETTMLRDGDDYVINGRKWWITGAADPRCKIMIVMGRTNPDAASHRQQSMILVPTDTPGVSIERSLPVFGWQDQHGHCEITFDNVRVPSANLLAEEGSGFAIAQARLGPGRIHHCMRAIGAAERAMALMIDRVQKRVAFGKPLAEQGVVRHQIALSRNEIDQTRLLCHKAAWTIDQHGNKSKDAQVLVAQIKAVAPQVACNVIDRAIQVHGGAGVSDDVPLARLYAWHRAMRLFDGPDEVHMRTIARAELGREKSAFATAATAVGRQSSPAVTG; via the coding sequence ATGTCGGCCAAGGCGCAGGATTACCACGAGCGGTTGACCGCGTTCATGACGGAGTTCGTCTTCCCGGCGGAGAAGGACTACGAGGAGTACCGCGCCCAGACCGGACCCCACGACCACACCGTCCCGCCGATCGTCGAGGACCTCAAGAAGCTGGCGAAGGAACGCGGGCTGTGGAACCTGTTCCTGCCGCCCGAGTCCGGCTTGACGAACCTGGAGTACGCGCAGCTGGCCGAGCTGACCGGGTGGAGCATGGAGATCGCCCCCGAGGTCACCAACTGCGCGGCCCCCGACACCGGCAACATGGAGACGCTGCACCTGTTCGCCACCGAAGAGCAGCGCAAGCAGTGGCTAGAACCTCTGCTCAACGGTGAGATCCGCAGCGCCTTCGCGATGACCGAGCCCGCCGTCGCCTCCAGCGACGCCCGCAACATCGAGACCACGATGCTGCGCGACGGGGACGACTACGTCATCAACGGCCGCAAGTGGTGGATCACCGGCGCGGCCGATCCGCGCTGCAAGATCATGATCGTCATGGGCCGCACCAATCCCGACGCGGCCAGCCATCGGCAGCAGTCGATGATCCTGGTGCCCACCGACACCCCCGGGGTGTCGATCGAGCGGTCGCTGCCGGTGTTCGGCTGGCAGGACCAGCACGGCCATTGCGAGATCACCTTCGACAACGTGCGGGTGCCGTCGGCGAACCTGCTCGCCGAGGAGGGCAGCGGATTCGCGATCGCGCAGGCCCGCCTCGGCCCGGGCCGCATCCACCACTGCATGCGCGCCATCGGCGCCGCCGAGCGCGCGATGGCGTTGATGATCGACCGGGTGCAGAAGCGGGTGGCGTTCGGCAAACCGCTGGCCGAGCAGGGCGTGGTCCGGCATCAGATCGCACTGTCGCGCAACGAGATCGACCAGACCCGGCTGCTGTGCCACAAGGCCGCCTGGACCATCGACCAGCACGGCAACAAGAGCAAGGACGCACAGGTGCTGGTGGCTCAGATCAAGGCCGTCGCACCGCAGGTGGCGTGCAACGTGATCGACCGCGCGATCCAGGTGCACGGCGGCGCCGGAGTCAGCGACGATGTGCCGCTGGCCCGGCTGTATGCCTGGCACCGCGCGATGCGCCTGTTCGACGGGCCCGACGAAGTGCACATGCGAACCATCGCCCGCGCCGAACTAGGTAGGGAGAAAAGCGCTTTCGCGACGGCGGCGACGGCGGTGGGCCGCCAATCGAGCCCGGCGGTGACTGGGTGA